The following DNA comes from Rosa rugosa chromosome 5, drRosRugo1.1, whole genome shotgun sequence.
GCTTCCAACCTCATTATTGTTGCAGCCCAATATGCTCTCTCTCGTGCCACAATTTTCTCTGTCTCCTCCTCTATTAATTTCTTGCAGCCTTCCTTAATTCTTTCTTCAACAGTTTTCCTTTTTTGCCTCGGTAGGTTAAAATATACGCCAGGCTTGACTTGAGCCCCCACACCACGCACTCTTCCATGGTGTTCAGGGTTACCTAGAGCCTTTGTCAATACATCATCAGTGCCACAAGATGTCACCTCACCGTCACTCACTTGTCTCTTCAGCTTTTCctaaaagaagaatttttttttaatttaaatcaGTTTTTGATTTAAAGTTGTATATCTTGTAATATAGTTGTAGTAAATGGCTTAGATAAGCTAAAACAAGTATAACACTTTACTTACTATGTCTGCGGCACACTTCTCTACCTCAACATCTTTGAAGTTGCCGTGTTTATCCTGCCGTGCCTTTATCCACATTGTTGCACGGTCGATTTCCGAATCAGGATTAATTTCAGACTACAAAATAATATAACTATAAGTAACCATTTAACCTTAACAATAACTCAGCATGCAAGATATAAAAGTAAATCACTCTACATATGCTCACCAATTCAGCCTCCAGATTTGCGTATCCCTTACGCGACATGCGATGAGGATACTTGTTCTTACACCTCTTTCCCTTTTGCACCTTCTGCATTTCCTATAAACCATCAAAGTAATGACCATCATAACTCAATTCACTATAGTTATAACATGAGTAGTTATAATTTATCCAAGTTCTGAAAAtatgaaaatacaaacaaactGTACCTGAAATTCCTCAGACAATCGATCAGCTACAAAGATGTCCCAATGAGACTTCTCGATGAAGTTGTAATCAGCTGGGGGATACTCTAACATTTCAGGTTCATCCTTATGTGGGATGATGTACTGTCTAGTCAGCTTGCTCTTAAATTCTCTCCACTTCTGTGAAGCTGAAGATAGGACCATTCTCCTTGCCTCCGGAGGTACCTCAAATGCCATCTAACCAAAtgataaagaaaaaattaaaaccaGTCTATGAACATGGAGTCTTTATATTAATCAAGAGAAGAAGGATCAGTATTTTTATACCTCGACACACCCCCAAATCTTATTTTTTCGATCCTTTGGGACCTGCTTCCAAGAAGGTCTCCATATTGGTGCCTTAGTACGTGCTAGTACCCCAATATATGACTGCATTTCTTTGGCTGCAGCACCATAAGGCGACCCCTTCTGATTAAACAAGACTTTCAACTTTACCCCAAGAATTTTCCTTCTCACAATCCTGTGCATTGTAACACAACCACGCTTCAGCAACTTTAAGCCGCTTTTTTCTGGGCTGGATGCCTTAGATGACTTTTTCTTCTTATGCTTCGTCAATGACTTGCTGACCCTTAACGATGTCGTTGCTCTCTTTGGTGATGGCTTATTTTCTGATGCATTTGACTGACCAGAATATGCTTGTTCTGGTGCAGATCTCGCTCTTGTCACTTTCAATGCATTGATAATATTCTGCCTTGCTCTAGTGGCAGCCCTAGATTTTGAAGGAGCCATGATCTACAACCAAAAACACATGAGGGTTAGTTAAATATAAATGGGGCATGCTAGATCATATATAGTACAGCAATATATATTGACCTTATTGTAAAATTATcaagtttaaagaaaaaaaaaatcaatattgaaAACAGAAAGCTTAACAGATAAGGGAACATTATCATTGATAAGAAACGAAACAAATCAAGTAAAAACAACGATTCACAAATCAAGTTAAAAAAAGATTCATCCGAATTCAAATAAATAAAGTACATAGCcaacaataacaataataaacccTAAACTAAGAGTTGACACATTTCATCAGTCAATCCATATTCCTTCATCACGATCCCGCATATAATTGCTAGTTTGGTCACCATCTACATCTGTAGTGTCGATCGAAGGCATTGTGGTATCAAACAGCTCGTTCTCAAGTTCAATGACTCCAACCTCCTCATCATCACCTGCATGGTAATCCCTATCAGGACATCGTATGACCACAGACCAATTAGCGTTAAGAGGATCATCTATGTAACAGACTTGCTTCACATCTGTACCTAACACGAAAGGATCATTAAAATGACCTAACTTATTCAAATTTACTAATGTATAACCCAAATCATCTATCTTAATGCTCTTATCAATGTCAGCCCAATCACAGTAGAATACAGGAACCCTAAAGCTATGATAGTCTAACTCCCATATATCTTTAACGACTCCATAAAAAGTCGTATCATCATTAACCGGGTTTTTATCCTTCGCACTAGGGATTAGCATTGCATTGGCGAACAATGAAACACCACTGCATTGAACTGCTCGAACATCATCACGATCCTTGGTGTTGAAATTAACCCCATTTATCTTGTAAGCACTGAATGTTGGTACTTCTGAACTAGGACCATCAGCAATCCACCTTAAGTGTTCCGAAACATTAATATGATCATCAATACAAATGGCAGCAACCTTCATGCAAAGAAATAACATTATGGTTAGTTAAACTGTCATTTATACTTAATATCTACCCAAACTATAAAAGGTACTGGAATAAACAGATCATTGTACTTACCTTGTCTTGTATCCATTTCGCAAATGTTTTATTCTGCTTCTCCTTtagccacttcttatttttttttaaatttggatAAACATGCTTCAACCATTCCAAATGTTCACTACAAAAGACAAGAAAAATGCAAAACCTTTAGTAAACTCCAACTACATGTATTTATTTGTACCGAAATGAcacagtaaaaaaataaaaaaataaacagaacACATGACTTACTCAAAGTAGGGCCTTGCTTCATTCGTATTCTGCAACACACAAAGATGTGCTAGCTGCAACTTCTTTTGATTTGGACAGATCATTGTGGCACCTGACAAAGGTCTGCACGTCCCCTTCTGGTCAGATGTACTGCTAGATGGTAGTCCAACAGTAGGTTCAGTTAGATTACGTTCTGCCAAAAACTCTACTGCTTCTTCGGCGATGTATGATTCAGCAATGCAACCTTCTGGATGGTTACGGTTCCTAACATATCCTTTTAATGTTTTCATGTACCTTTCGAAGGGGTACATCCATCTAAAGAAAATAGGGCCACATAGCTCAACTTCTCTAACAAGATGGATCGAAAGATGAATCATGATATCGAAGAAGGACGGTGGGAAGAATTTCTCAAGCTCACAAACTGTTTCGACAAGGTcagcttgaattttttttagctTCTCTACATCTATGACTTTACTGCATATGGCCTTGAAGAAGAGACAGAACTTAATGATAGCATATCTAACTGGTTTCTCTAATACTGAACGAATTGCAATGGGGAGCAAGTGATGGAGGACGGTATGGCAATCATGTGATTTCATACCAACAAGCCGTAGATCATCCATGGACACTAAACTCTTCACATTAGAACATAACCGATCAGCAAGCTTCATGCCAAAAAAAGATTTGCaaactgttttcttttcttctaacATGAGATTCCAGCTTGCCAAAGGTAATTTCTCTTTTTTCCCCCCAATTTTAGGCTTCAGACCAGCCCTTATACCCATTGCCACCATATCTAAACGAGCAGCCACCCCATCTTTGGTTTTCCCAGGAATATTCAACAATGTACCGATTAATGCATCGCAAACATTTTTCTCGATGTGCATTACATCAAGATTATGTCGAACGGGAAGAAACTTCCAGTACTCAAGTTCGAAGAAAACAGATTTCTTCTTCCAACATGGTCTACTCTCATCTTCAGCACCCTTATATGGAGGATGAGGGTGCTCTTTACCAAAAGGCCAGTTCATACCTTCTACTCTTTGCAGCACCTCATGTCCACTTAATGGAATAGGAGCGAGATCACATTCTTCAGTGTTATCGAAAACTGCTGCCTGTTTTCGATAAGGATGGTAACGTGGTAAGAATCTCCGATGCCGCATATACGACATCTTTTGACCATGAGCCAGCCTATGAGGTTTGGTATGCTGTAAACAAATAGGACAAGCATTGTACCCTTTCACAATGCTGCCTGACAAATTCCCATATGCAGGGAAGTCGTTAATGGTCCAAAAGAGCACTGCTTTAAGTTTGAAGTACTTTTTTCTATAACCATCATATACCCCTTCAACCCCATCCCACAAAATCTTCAAATCATCTATCAAGGGCTGGAGATAGACATCAATGTCATTTCCAGGCTGTTTAGGTCCAGAGATTAACAAGGTGAGCATCATGTACTTCCTTTTCATGCAGAGCCATGGGGGAAGATTGTAGGTCACTAGTATGACAGGCCAACAAGAATATCTACTAGAAAGGGAACTGTGGGGATTGAAACCATCAGACGACAGCGCTAGCCTTAGATTCCTAGGCTCTGAACTAAAAGCAGACCACTTATCGTCCACTAACTTCCAAGTAGGGGAGTCAGCCGGATGCCTCATTTTATCATCCTTCAGTCGCTCATCAGCATGCCATGTCAAGCTTTTAGCTGTACTAGTCGACTGAAACATCTTTCTAAATCTAGGTATAGGTGGAAAATACCACAACACTTTCCCTGGAACCCCGACTTTTTCTACTTTATTCTTTCCCAACTTCCACCTAGAGAGACCACAAGTAGGGCAGCTAGTGGCATCAACATTACTATCCCTGTATAAGATACAGTCGTTAGGACACGCATGTATCTTTTCATAATTCATTCCCAACGCACACAAACTCTTTTTGGCCTCATAAAAAGAACTTGGCACTTCATTACCTTCTGGAAGCAATATTCCAATCAATATCAACATGTCAGAATAGCAAGCATCACTCAACCCATGCTTTGCTTTGAGGTTATAAGTTTTAACAAGTCCATTTAACTTGGTAAAACGCGTACAGCCAGGGTAAAGAGGTTTGTCGCCATCCTCAACAAACCTTAAAAACTCATCAGAGTCTACTGAAAACTCATGATCATCAGACCCCCCCACAGTGTCATTACCTGCCATTTCTACAGTTTCAGAATTCCCTTCGGGTGCGCTACTCTCATTTGACGAGAGTTCCCCATGCCATATCCATTTTGTGTAAGTTTTATCAATACCAAACTCAACCAAATGATCCCTTACTACCCTAGCCTTCCAAGATTTACCATGACCACATCTCATACAAGGACAGCAAACCTTATTGACATCACAACCACTCTCTAATGCAAACATAATCAATTCTTCAACCCCTAACTCAAAAGCTCGCGATCTCCTATCAGCATGCATCCATGATTTGTCCATCTTACAATGAAAGCAGACAACATATAAATATTCCAAGGATGcaaccacaaaacaaaacaacttaATATACCTAACATTTCATCGCAACCACAAGTGtactatatatatgcatgtcatAGAATCATAGAGCACTTAGGCAGCCATTGCAATCATCACAAATATACAGCAACGAACATGTATATTATAAATTGCATCATATTAATGATAACGAAATCAACAACCACATCAACAAACACAACAACATATATTATAAACCTATATGCTACACTAGTACAAAATAAGAGAGAACTTAGCAATACTCACCAAAAGTGCTTATCTAAGCTAGTTTGCCACAGCAATAAGCTTATCTACCTCCACCAGCCTCCACAAATCATCCGCCGAGATTCCTTTTCAATCATCAAATTTACCTATGACAAATTTACAATACATACAAAAGTTATCTCCAAGTTCAAAACTTTAACACTTTTGAAAGTAAAGTCCACGGTCTTTAATCAATCTTTTCTTAGTACAATATACTTTAGTACAGCTATATGTTTATCGTTCTTTCGACATACACCCTTTAACCCCATTTCATGACCTATCTTTAACTAATTAACTACCCTGTTGTCCCAACCATTTCAGATAATTGAGTATTGCTTTGAAAAAGttcaaattggaaaacaaaataaggGAAGCCAACTGAATCAAAGTCCAAGTCATATCTATGTCGAACCAAATTTGAATATCATTTATGTCCtcatgactgaaatttatatccaaaaaaaaaaagagaaagagcagTAGTTAATTGTGAAAAATGTTGAAATTGTAATCTTGGTTGTAGTAACACTTCAAAAACCCAAGATTCTAAACCCTATGTAATTTTATTCTATATTTGTGGCTGTAGTAAAGCATAATGCCAAAACCCCCATTAAAAACAGAATAGCGAAAGACTGAAAGCCAAATAGGAGACAGAGCATTTCCATGATGCTACAAAGATGGCCATAAGCTGTGCACGTCTGATTTCGAATAGGGTAACAATCAAGTCGACAAACTAACTCAGAAAGTAATTAATTTCTTTTATCATTTAGTTTTTCCTTTAGAGTCTGCTAgcacaattattattattattatccaAACAAATAAACTCTTTAGTTTCTATTCTATAGGAAAAACAGAAGGAATAACAGCTGGTTATCCATGAAGAATAGAACTGATTGAACTCTTTGAAACTAAAGTCTATAATCATCGATGGAACAGAATAGAACAATCAGTAATATAATGATTTAGAAATACAATgttaagaactcattcttgaAAACAGAACACCTCACAATCTTAAATTGTTCCATGAGGAGTTTAAAATAAAATCTGAAAACTCATGATCATCAGACAAATATTTCGAACAACTGGTAATGATAGCACAACGATCATGACAAGCAAGTAGTATAGGCCACTATGCACATAAAGAGAAACCACAAAAGTTCCTTCAATTTGATAAAGCCAAATAAACCCTTTTTAAAAACTGTTACTACTACTTAGGGATCCATAAACTCCCAACCAATCTCAACTGTAAACAATTAAGCCCAACCAAATGCTAGAACTAAATGGTCCGTAATAAATATGCaaaatctggaaaaaaaaaaaaaaaggtggggtggggtggggtggggtggggtggggtggggtggggtggggGTAAGATAGCTCTTCTGCTTCAGATGGAATCAACTTCATCAATAGGCTAAAAAGGCTAATTACACCTACTGTTATAAAACAGAACTGTAAATGTGAATGATACAGCAGCCAAAATTTCATTCTTTCTTTAATATATCAAATGGGTTTATCAAAAGCTAAGCATATAACTTAAAAATATGCAAAATTTGAATGACAGCAaccaaagtttcaatctttcttCTAAAGTTTATCAAAAGCTTCAGACTTTAATCACACAAATGGCTATTCAGCAATACCTAGAgagtaaaatcaaacaaagttgAGTACCTAAAGTTCAGAGGGAGCAGGGTGAATGAGTCGGAGCAGATCGAGCTTgggcaacccaaaaaaaaaaacacatccaACACTTCGCACTTCAAGCCTATTTGCCTGAAATCTCTTAACAACCTACTGGGACATGATATCGAATAGGATTTCAGGATTCACactaatttttcttctcttttctcatGGTTTCCCCATCATCCATACAATCCGTGACGAACTCCGGCGGGTTCCAGACCATGAAGCTGTTGTTGATGGAGGTTAAGTTTGAGAGGATCTGCCTTCAAACTGCTTAGTAGAGACGGGTTCGTGGTCTGAGAGCGGGCTGAGGGCGGGGCTAAGAGCGGGACTGAGGGAGGGCTGAGGGCGGGGCTGATCGAGAGAGACGGGTTCGTGGTCTGAGAGCGGGCTGAGGGCGGGGCTGAGGGCTGGGCTGAGAGCGGGACTGAGGgatgagagtgagagagagtgatTTTCAGCTGGAGGCGGACTGGGTGTTTTGCTCGATGGAATGGAGAGGGAACGAGTTGAAAGAGTATAAGTGTTAAAAGTAAAAGTCAAACCCTAACTAAAGTCACCTATTCAttgtatcgaaaaaaaaaatcgaaaactcagacgacatcaaATAAGGTGCATTGTCTGAAACTCATGTAACAACAGAcaaattaaaaaccattgtctgaaccacttaaatcagacaacatctttccGTAGCCATTGACTTAAAAGATATCAAACAACAGACACCTAAAATAAACTAAAACAGTTGTGTGACTgaaaataatcagacgacagcaaaaataaaccattgtatgactgaaccttggacaacatcacataatagctgttgtctgaattgattcattcagacaacatcaaaaaaatgaaccattgtctgaaatgattttggacgacagccaagaaaaaactattgttggattcgaaaacttagacgacagaatttttcttgctgtcgtctgattatttcagacgacagttaaaatgtttgctgtcgtctgatatgtattgtctgattccgaaattggtgtagtggatgaagatatgatgctcctttggccaattttgagtggtagtgatggagtaatggtggtggtgatggtagttgtgggtggtgatgatggaggagatggagtagattgggtattgtgggtttggattttgggaggtggatatggaagttttatgaaggagatgaacagagaaagaagatgtaatgggatggaatGGTTGATGTTGagagtgagaagagaaggtgtttatatagagaagaaaaagaagagtgaaatgatgagtgaaataaaaataatgaaagtggagtatggaattggtttgtaaaatatggaaaagatggagtagaaaaatatatccaaggaaaaagagaaaagcatctagctttcttcatgtgggtaggaatatgttgagctgtttttttaggtcactttctgcccctttattccttcaattatttctccaccaagacttcatcatgggcctccgatttcttcatatcaaatgttcctctgggcctccgatttcttcatataaaatgttcctctatgagtgtagatTATCGTgttagaatttcagaatttttggaatAGTAGTTGGGCTGGAAACTctactggactccttacaggtccagttttccagttttgcttctgcaaaaaattggactgattgtttgaagaccttccacttctatctggctcttgcactcttcataggAAAtatttcttaggatgtctataaTAGATCTgaagagtttcagctcatttggagttcatttggttaggcgtccgctccttcttccttgtctagctcactttctcctagccggaatAAGAAAATgttctaaggttgactttttagtgcatttctattcttctccatcatttcctagcatgataaggaaaacataataaatatatataaataaacacaaatatTAAGTAAATTACAAGAttagaaaaataatgaaattggattagtcaacattaaattggacttttaGAACctgtaattttcatgttttagggcacaaatatgtatatgaattatgatccaacaactACATCTGAACATCTTCTATTACCCTCTATTACCTTCTGCCTGCTTAtgaattataaaataaaaaagaaaaagaacttgGGGAGGGTAAAAATCTTTCAAGAGATGAGAAAAAACTTCATGgctgaaaaaagaaagaaagtgaaATTCAATGCATCTCAATAAGGAATCTAAGCAGATAAAAAGGACATAAACTTCGTTTAATCAACTTTAATATTAAAGAGAAATTACCTAATTTTGTTGTTAATTCATGTTCAACATTTCTAGGTGCAAgaccaacaaaatcaaaattcttGGTGGATGCTGCATTTTATACTTCTTTCACTCTATACAAATGAGCATTCAACTAATGTACCTCAACAACAGCCTTGCAAAATAACTCCATCTGCTTTAAGATATCCTCCACCATCATCCAACATTATTCAAATGAAAACCAATCATCGCCAATTGTCGGCAAACCATTGTTTATCCCTCTTGAGAATCAATTGAAGCTAAAATGACTTCGCCTCTCACTCCACTGCCTCAATTATCTATGCCAATATAAAAGTAAATGAGTCATTCTCAGAGTCAAGTACAAAATATACAAATAGACCACTATGTCATTATATCTTGAAAACAAGCTCCAACATAAATATCATTATAGATGAACCACCAAACACAAAGTGCCCCAAAACAAGCAGATTACAATATGTACTTACTGATATTAGCCAAGTGATGTTGCCACAAGTGCTCAACTAGATCTGCTTGGAGCATAGTATGTGTTCCCTTGTCACGAATTCGCAAATGATTGCTGATAAACTCCTCAAACTCTATTGTGTGATTgacacgctaaaagcaagcgtgcaatttaaccctgcaaaatgtagttgttagtatagaataagtagggatcgttctagccggggattgagggtacacctgtaattgcaaaaataaataaagaattaaaataataaagtaaaaagtattatgtacaaaaataaaataaagaatagaaatatatacaagttaatgtaaaaaggggggattaggatttttaaaatcaaaaattaaaataaataaattaaagaaaatgtatgttaatgtctaaaagttcagcggtagctaaacctttgttaatgctgatccgatgggcggatcgatactcgTGATGTTCTCAaggcttccgctacctgtcaagtaaaatacagagggcgtcagagggagaccgcgctgggcggtcttcaactctctgatgcctaagttagtcaatgtatttatgttgacaaagtaatagtaggtaagtattaaattcgtaattaatgaggagagaggagagaaccttttataggtgaggaggaggctgatcttctccttgttttcgatgtgggactgatgtgcttcagtccccagctctaggagctactgatgctatcttggcacggcgcgtgacggcgcgtcggcggtgatctgggggtgatccgaggctcaggctgtagcccgcctggctgtgtatctgtatgttattcctttggcgggaattagtacctctggcggtaccaagagtgtagcccattatagctaattatgcttgtaaatgtacatgtatgtacaagtcccccaagtccccagtcaaggagggcaatcttggttggggagttgttcggcggtttgaagtgttgtcttccgctagacttgcaacagcataattagcgtcagtgcgttgtcaaccatggatttactgagcaaacgctttataccctttcgggtgggcccctgctaggccccccagggagtcccccactccccggctaagatagacctccggatggtcggcaaattgtttgttgagggggagctgcacggagcagagggtgttgggtagcgagcccaatcttagtacccgagtgacgggggtcaacgtgcctgatcagggccgtcgtagactgttgacaagtccccgtgtcccgtagggaccgtctgaccgtaacgccgcgtggcggtcgttgtcagagtgaggcgtggcctcgggatccgccgctggcggatgtccccccgctgactgtagcaggaagcagcgtccagtagacgtgcttggcggtattttattgagcgtattgcgctgaacaaagtacgttGTTTGCAAGATGAacagggggttccgctagaggtgtgtagcggaagacgccccgcttgcaggatggcaagggagaaattccgctggcggagtttcgctcagcagagacttcgtcacttggaagatgacaagggagaagttccgctggcggggtttcgctcagcggagacttcgtcacttggaagatgtcaagggaaaagttccgctggcggggtttcggtcagcggagacttcgtcacttggaagatgacaagggagaagttccgctggcggggtttcggtcagcggagacttcgtcacttggaagatgacaagggagaagttccgctggcggggttttcgcgcagcggagacttcgtcacttggaagatgacaaaggagaagttccgctagcggggttttcgcgcagcggagacttcgtcacttggaagatgtcaagggagaagttccgctggcggggtttcactcagcggagacttcgtcacttcggacggttggtgaattcttcccaagtggttacttccattagacgcttcgtctgatggtggtcgacacgtgtccaacccctagagggttagcgtatggaggcttgtctcctaagcctggccatcttctcgccattaatgctagtaattatggattccgtaaccgaggcgacacctcggttaatccggagagtaagtggagacgtgggacacgtgtacggctggtgcgc
Coding sequences within:
- the LOC133711738 gene encoding uncharacterized protein LOC133711738, translating into MDKSWMHADRRSRAFELGVEELIMFALESGCDVNKVCCPCMRCGHGKSWKARVVRDHLVEFGIDKTYTKWIWHGELSSNESSAPEGNSETVEMAGNDTVGGSDDHEFSVDSDEFLRFVEDGDKPLYPGCTRFTKLNGLVKTYNLKAKHGLSDACYSDMLILIGILLPEGNEVPSSFYEAKKSLCALGMNYEKIHACPNDCILYRDSNVDATSCPTCGLSRWKLGKNKVEKVGVPGKVLWYFPPIPRFRKMFQSTSTAKSLTWHADERLKDDKMRHPADSPTWKLVDDKWSAFSSEPRNLRLALSSDGFNPHSSLSSRYSCWPVILVTYNLPPWLCMKRKYMMLTLLISGPKQPGNDIDVYLQPLIDDLKILWDGVEGVYDGYRKKYFKLKAVLFWTINDFPAYGNLSGSIVKGYNACPICLQHTKPHRLAHGQKMSYMRHRRFLPRYHPYRKQAAVFDNTEECDLAPIPLSGHEVLQRVEGMNWPFGKEHPHPPYKGAEDESRPCWKKKSVFFELEYWKFLPVRHNLDVMHIEKNVCDALIGTLLNIPGKTKDGVAARLDMVAMGIRAGLKPKIGGKKEKLPLASWNLMLEEKKTVCKSFFGMKLADRLCSNVKSLVSMDDLRLVGMKSHDCHTVLHHLLPIAIRSVLEKPVRYAIIKFCLFFKAICSKVIDVEKLKKIQADLVETVCELEKFFPPSFFDIMIHLSIHLVREVELCGPIFFRWMYPFERYMKTLKGYVRNRNHPEGCIAESYIAEEAVEFLAERNLTEPTVGLPSSSTSDQKGTCRPLSGATMICPNQKKLQLAHLCVLQNTNEARPYFDEHLEWLKHVYPNLKKNKKWLKEKQNKTFAKWIQDKVAAICIDDHINVSEHLRWIADGPSSEVPTFSAYKINGVNFNTKDRDDVRAVQCSGVSLFANAMLIPSAKDKNPVNDDTTFYGVVKDIWELDYHSFRVPVFYCDWADIDKSIKIDDLGYTLVNLNKLGHFNDPFVLGTDVKQVCYIDDPLNANWSVVIRCPDRDYHAGDDEEVGVIELENELFDTTMPSIDTTDVDGDQTSNYMRDRDEGIWID